gcaggtctccttCCTAAAACAGTTGTGGCACATccaagaatggacatggacctcaacaaaatgttgttggtgggggcctttgagtacTATGGGTGGAGGGGCCTCTAAGGATCAAGGAGGTCaaatcaacaccttgtgctgttcttcatgttttttgagttgtccctaaactggttttatgtgtatgtttgtcctgatcagtgtatgttgaGCACTCATAATCAGCAATGCTTCAACATAGTGTTCCTGTACGAAATTGTTAAAACCGATGGGATTCTCGTGAGTTTAAATCCAATTTGAATCATACAGAATAATGGGAATCTTATTGGGAAGTACaataacagtgttttatttgtggatTTGATAGAACGCTTTAACTATAGACCATCAGGTCAGGATAATGACTTTAGTACCAGTTGGTTAGAAAAAAGTTCCCTGGTCCAAGTAATGAAGCATAATATTACACATAATGCAGACTTTTAATCCACCACAGTTTACTTTCTTAGTatgcaaacacagcaaaagCATGTGGAGTATGGTTTTCATGGCATTAGTCTTTTTGAGGAACCCACCATAGAAAAGATAGGAGAAGATGATGTGGAGATCCTTGTTGCTGGTCAGAGTGTTCACCAGATCCGTTGCACATGTGCCAGAGAGGCGGAAGATTTCAGAGAAGAGGTTTCCGATGCCAGATTTTAGCAGGAACAAAGACACCCACTGTGGGATCAGCTTCAGTGTAGCCAGATAGTGGGTCTTCTTAGCCGACACCTGTTGGAACATGAAGAAAGTCTATAAGTTATAGTTTTTTGAGATTCGCCCCCACTTGCAAACAGCCTTACCTTCATGATTTTGAAGAACTTCTCAATGGCCTCCGTGTCATCAGGGAACTGCTTCATCAGGTGAGCTTTCATCTCGGTTTTACCGGAGAAGATGGTGTACTCTCGTTTCTCGTCGCCCTGGCCGATCTGGATGGTGTCAAAATGTTGATTTAGCTCCTGAAACTCCAGCTGGCCCTCAGAGATCTGGTCAAAGGCGATGCGTAGCAGGCTGTTCTCGTGGACCTGACCAATGTAGTGGAGCCCTGGAGACGAAAGAGCAGTAAAACGGGAGTGTTCGGTTATATGAAGTAGATAGTAAATATCAATCCCTTTGTAAAGCAAGTTAAGGGAATTAACATTCATTCAAAACACCAATGTAAAATTAATGTCTTGAAATGGTTCTGAAAACACAATGGAACTCttaagaaggaggaaggaaattTATTTGGAACATCCGTCTTTCATTGTGGTTTTTCAGATTATTGatctttgacatttattttcccCTCCTTGCTTAGGTTTTATCCTTTTCTATCAATCATATTGATTGTCATTGTATtttagacttttgtttttggtaaATTTAGAGCTATATCAATGTCATCTTGGGATTTCCTTGGTatgattttgtcaaaaaatgttctagtctgtgagcaaataatagtttgcattttgttgcttcaaaacaacttattttttttaaatttaaattgcaTCACAACTATCTAACTGGCAGTTCAGAATCATCACTAATCAAGTAACACCTTCAAAGTGCAGGGTCTCTTGTTAAACTGAGTTGTTCTTGTTCAACAAACAATCTCTGATTATACTCATTGTTAGaacttggctttttttttactggtgtcAGACTCTTGTAGTTTAATTGAAATTGTGAACTTTCTCATATCGAGGTTGGAAAAATAAGCGTTCGTCTACGTAAAAATGAGCAACTGTAACGTTTCTTCCTACCGACGTCAAACTCGAAGCCCTTCTCGATGTAGGTGTGGCAGCAGCCTCCAGCCTGGTCATGTTGCTCCAGCACCAGCACTTTTTTCCCAGCTTTGGCCAACGTGGCTCCGGCCGTCAGCCCACCGATGCCGCTGCCGATGACGATGACGTCCAGGTTCTGGGGCACTTTGTCAATGTTGAAGCCTGGACAGAAATATACACAAGACAGTTGCATAGTAAGATGTAAAATGCTACCATAAAGACGTATTATAAATGTCATGTCATGCTGATGCTGAGACATAAACATGCGTTACATAAATGCATTATATAATGAAGTCTGAAGGTTGCAATGCAAAGCTTTCCTGTCGTAAGCACCAAACACTGTGTGACTCTGTTAGACGAGAGATTAGATTATAACCATAATCTAATTAAGAtaaaacacacagttacacTAGACTTCTGATAATTTCGGTCTAATCTAACGTCTGGATTATGGCGCAGCAAACAGATCATTTAGATAACATCTGGAGAACAGCAGTTATACTAACAGCACTGACAATAAATACGTTGTAAACACGTCCTTTTAAAATCTAATCCATCTAATCTATCTAATCTGCTAAtctaacttttattttacaaactgtGTAGTACTGGATTGTCTTTTACATTCCAgagtgctgttatttatttttttatttactttttagcACAGTGGTAATGACATAAAAACTCAACTGGAtaataaaacatagaaaactattgcaataaatacatataactCTACTTATAACATATTAAATCATGATTTTAAATAAGCAATATTagttttctttatctcttttttttcatgttgccGGAATGAATTTGTTGTATGAAGTAGTTAATGTTCCTACTGTAAATTACCTTTCCCAAGATTAAAGTGAGCATTTTCCCTGGAAGAAAGGTGCTCACCGGGCTCAGCTGAGTCTAAGTGTTCGGACATTACACGCGAGCATTTCACTCTCCGACAGCTTTACCTTGCTTGATGACTTTGTCCCGCTTCTTCTGATCGAACTCACGAGGCCCGGGAGGCCTCACCGACTCCAGGGAGAACGGGCTGCGTTTCCCAAACAGGTACCAGTACGAGCCGGCGACCCACACAACCAGCCAGGCTAAGAAAATCAAGAGCCACATCTCGGTGACTATCAAAAACCGCTCGGTTTCTGGACTCGGTTGTGGGTTTGttggcggcggcagcagcagcagcagcagcagcagcagcagcagcagcaatgacAGTTGTGGGTCAATTCTGAATGCTCAGTCACCTCAGAAGGCTCCTTTTATCGTGGAGAGGATCAAAGGTCTGGAGAAGAGTGGCAGGGGTTCGATACGTAACGCTAACGGTTTTATGGCTTGCAGTAAAGATAAAGTGTTGAAAGACCCAGTTTCCTACGGTGCACGGATCCCAATAATGATGTTCCATACGGTGTACACTTACATCTAGACAAAGGAAGTAACGTGTGCTGCAAATCTGTGTTAGCGTGTTATTGACCTCTCCATCgattctgaaatgttttaaagtgtCATTTAAACACTTTCACTCGGTCGTTCTAATGGGCCCAAAGGAAACCTAGATAAATTAGAGATATGTATAATTGCTCATATCTGATAAGGCAATTAAGATAACACACTATGGACGAGTCATCTTAGACTTTATACATACAGCGTCCGGTTTTATGTCTTTACAACAGCGCAACTGAGAAAAATCACTGAGTTTCAAAATTTCAGGTCTGATAAAGACGGAGTCGGTGTCCTTGGGGAAACATTAAGACTTtttcagagatggaaaaaaaatgactaaagacaattatatatgaataaacattataaataatcttactgtgaaaaaaataattttaatgtgAACCATTCCCACCGTGTCTTTTATTCCAGTATCTCCCGGGTCTTTACCGTCACATGTGTTTCTCTAACACAGTAGTTTCATGTGATCCACACGTGGACTTTGCTCTCAAGTTATGCAGTGAATAAGTTGACTTTGAGCTGTAGATTTCACCTGCAGCCTCAGATAACACGGACCACAACAAAAGCAGCGAGCTGTTATGTTGACCCCAAGTTTTACAAAGCTCGCCCTTTTCTGCAGAAGATGTCTCGTCTCACCATACGAACTATCACACAACATCATCAGCCATATCATGTTTATTACATTCTACGTGTATGACAGAaatttgtcttgtttctccttgtttctcttcttttctctctatcttctctgtttgtaCCCGGCTGGCTTTAGACGGATGGTtacctccatatgagctgggttctgctcaagggttcttcctgttaaaagggagttttacTTTCCTCCATCGTCGCCttcaggtttgctctggaggtttcaggctgttttttgtaaagcgtcttgagacaatttgcattgttatcGGCGctagataaataaaatttaattgaacaaGATGACGCAGATGTAccgattcatttttttaatttttaaattgtgtttgtctCAGACATGTGTTGCACTGCTACATTTTGGtgaataactaaaataaagctaaaaataaagaaaagtggaaTTAGCACTCATCTGTAAGTGGGGTACGACACAAGTATTATCACCTACTGCTCGTAACCTCTCTTATCATCCTTCCACACCCATTCACACCTAGAGATATTCTGacaatgaacaaaacaaacaaaaaaagaaacgttaACCACTCTGGTTAATCTGCGCTGTTTCATATTTCTTTACTTTAATTACTGGGGAATAATTGCATTACTTTCAAATTCcttttactgtaaatatttcacagtaatacagtaaattacagtattaacatgtaaataataaaatcttgtAATGTTAAAATACAGTAATTTATTGTGAAAATTTACCGTGAAATGTTATGTGTGTTCCCGATAAAAACTAAGAACTTTACTTAGTTACCACCAGTTATTTATGACTGAAAAAGCCAGTTGAATGAAAGGTGAAActcttttgttttagctttagtttgGGAATCTTCTTTCTTAGTTTTTAGTCCGATAACATTCCCAGTTTTTCCTCCAAATGTATTTAATTCCGAACCTCTACATTTATAAACGTGCAAATAATTACAATTTACAAGTTCCGCATGGCCAGTTTTTTCACCGCTGTGTGTGGTTTCATCTGTTCAGATACGTGCTAGCTTCTCACAAATGAAGAAAGCGACACACTCAGGAGCTCTAGTGGTGTGACACCAACACCTGTGAACCAACAGTTTGCTGGCAGATGTCAAACAAACGCTGGGTACTTGTTGATGCACGGATTGAAACCGTCACAAATTGGATAGGGAGCTTGAAAAGGAAGCGGGGATGAAGCGCGGAATAAGCTTAAAGACTCTGACACAGGAAGCGGCTGTGTGTCAAAGGGCCCCGTGCGCCTCACAAAGAAATCCTATTACAAATAAAGGCTAAGCGGTGGCTGCACGGCTCCTGTGACTTCGCCCTGATTTTCACATCCTGCCTACGAAAGACACATACGCCACGGTTCATGAATAATCACAGCAGCCACGTTCGGTCCAAGCCTTGTACAACTATTTGCGTTTAATTACAAATTGCCATAGAAACATTTCCATATCAGCAGGTACATACAGATCTTCTGTCTACTGCACATTTTGTCTGCGCGACTTCTACAGGGACACCACGGCGACGGAACAAGCTCTCATAAAAAACCACGTGATGTCCCTGTGCTATGTTATTATGCAGCCTCCCTTGTCTCCCTTGTAGGGGTTCTTGTCGTCCGGAACGCCCTTAATCAGCGGGTCATTTGGTAACAGTTCTTCCACAAATGTGATCGTCTCTGCACAGTTTGCGCTCACCTGGAAAGACGGAAACAAATGTGTGAAGTTTAGCAAAGGAAGATGCAAATTCGCTTTGGTttaaacgtaaaaaaaaaataaaaaaggcttcGGCAGCTACAGCCGGAGATTAAAAGTAGGGAGGTTGTTTACTTACTGGTGTCCTGGGCGTGCTAACTTCCTTCTTCAGCTGGTCCAGCTCCATTTTCAGGATTTCCTTATCTGACATGTCCCGAGCCATCCTGGCTGTGAGAAGAGACCAAGATCCCGGTTTGAAATCACTTTATTTCATtctaatattttctttaaatcctCAGTTTGACAAACATTcagagatggaaagaaatgGTGAGCGGTTACCTGTTAAATGGTGGGATCCCCGTCAATCAGAGAAAAGTGTGTCAGCTCCTAAGAGCTCATCGACTGTGTTCCTTCCTCGAGTCCGGTCGCTTCTtcacactgactgatctgtgCCGTCCCACTGCTCTTCATCCCCGGCTGATGGCCGTTACCGGAGGGACCGGCTTTTGGGCGACGTCGGCACAGGATTGGACCTGATGTCACCAATCCCCCGTGATGGGATTAAACAATCAGGAGCCGTGACCCCTGAACAGGAAGTCAGGTCTTTTCAATCAAGTGAGACACTGAAATAGAAGAATAATAGAAGAATGTCAGAAGTTGGAAACTCAACAACATGGGAGCGTCAATGTTTCCTTCCCAGTTCCCTTTTTTAATTGGCGCAGAATAAAACTTTTAAGTTACAGAAGTGTTAGCATGTTTGATTTGCAGGTGTAAGGCATCATAATAACAAATACTTAATGTAAATGAGTGTAAAGGTTTATATATGTGATGGCAGTTGGGTTCATTGTATGTGTATACATCATCAGCACAAGACACAAGGAGATAAAGCCTTAATTACTCATTTGATTATTTAATCCTGATGTCTATCCAATCATTATCTTAGTCCTCCAACGTCATTCCAATCAAGTACAGAAGTCAGTTCATACTCAGGGTTTATACTCAGGAACTATGAGGAAAGTTTTAACTCATGCATTTCTGTACTTTTAGTTTTGTGCAaccttcaccttttttttttttctatctaaGTTGGTTGAATGTGAACTGAAAGTCGACCTCAGTCTCTGGAGCGCACAACGTTCTCAACGCAGGTTCTAGATAAACCCacctcctctgctctgtgtcCATCACCTCCGTTTGACATTTCATCTGAGACATGATCCTTAACTAAAACCTCCTGCAGGACTCACACTAAGCCATTTTCAGGATCTGGGTTAGTGCTCAAGATTAACCTCGGGCGCGTCACCGTGGATTAACTCCAGTGCGGAGCTGCTCCTTGTCATTACGGAGGCCTGGTGTGTCACTGCGCACCTGATGGAAAACTCCCTCTTTCACTCCACTTTCACTGTAAAACTAagacacaaactgaaaatagtttacaggaagttttttttctgactcaatacttattttactgtttttgcaGAGCtcatttattaagaaaaaatgcCAAACATTCACTCCACCCTCAAAAATTTCTCTCAGTGTACAATACTATCATATACTGATAATCAATTGATTAAAggaaattatttatatttacacgTATTTATTGGGACTACCCCCACTTTTCCAAACTCATAGCTAAATATGTAATTATTCACATTTCTCTATATTTACTTATTCAGGcaacaataattaaattaaGAATGAAGAATAATTAACTTTTATTATGTGAGGACATAAATAAATTTTAGGCAGTAGTTCCTggctacaaaaaaacattaaaataagcACTATAAAAACTATAAGCACtataacaaaaaaatggaaaaaataaaaatagaactGCACAGAATCAATaatattaattgttttttattattcttattcgGTTTGACACTTTATTCACCCTCGACGTTTTGAGTGATGTGCTCAATCAATAGAAACAATCAATACTACTACAAACGAGTGATCTGTTTCCCTCTGCTTCCCAGAAAATAAGGTCATCTCTCAGCAGGCCCATTTTCCTTCAATGACCTCTAAAAGTACCTGTAGTCACCTTCTTTGTCCTGTAGGTGGCGGTGTCAGACCTTAACATTTCCTCCCCGGATCCCACGAGTGAACCCGTCCGGCCCCGTTAGCCAATAAGAAAACGTATTTTAACTTGAACAGGATGTCTCTTCAAAACAAGAGCTTCGGGGTGATCGTTGGAGTTTAAGGCGCGTTCCCTGAACTATGTAAACAACtgcatacttttattttgacacgtgatggtatttttattttttttttgcccggaAGTCAGTTGGCGAACGTGCGCGTCGTTGGCGGACAGATTGAGCAGCAGCGACCATGGCAGGTCCCAGCAGGAAACAGATGTTGAGGTTTCTCAGCCAATTCGGGGGGTTTATTCTAACCCGGTTTGGATTTTGGAACTGCTTCTGTATGTTAATGCTGTTTGCTGAACGAGCGGACTCAAAAAGGTAAAATTCAAGCCAGTGGCGCACTTTGAATCAGCTAGCTAGCAAACATGCTAACGACAGTTTTGAGTGGATTTTGgaattaaagttattttttacacatttggGTCTAGGATTGTTGTCAGAATTGTCATAGGTGCACATATGTATTTAAGTAACAACAAAGTTAGATATGttagtatttttgtttgtttgtttgtttgtttttgtaatgtgaAAACTGCTATTATAATTCAACAGTTAAACCAAACCTCAGGCTAAAGGTTGTGGACATATGGgagtgtttaaattaaaatggcaAGTTCTGCTTTCCTGCTCTGTAATTTGGGATCGGACAGCAGGAAGGCTATAATTTGTCTTGTCTAATCGTGGTTTCAATCTTGTATGTACACTTGGAGTGTGTATTGTTTCGACATGTGGTGAATTTGGACAGCCACACCCCTCTGACTGATCCTGTaatcacaacagaaaaatgtgcaaatccTGCATAATTCCTGCCTGACCCTACCCTGCTCACTTTAAAATAAGAACCCTTAAAACAAGAGTATTTTAACCGGTATCGTGCACATTGCTTTACAGTAAGTGTATTTGAATTTATGTAAATGATTGCAGGAATTTCACCCGTGTTGCTTATATTTCCTTGTAATTCCCTGTCCTACAACATTAGACACAAAAACCTCTGGGAAGGTTTATAgtgtgtggtattttttttgtagttgttacACTTGAAAAGTTAAGATCTCACTCTGAAGAAGATTTTTCTACTGATATTCTACAGTTCACCATGTAGACATACAACCTTTCCCACAACAATAATACATAGCAGGAGTGGCATGAAAAGGGTTTGGGTTTAAGTACAATTATTATAAGGCAGAAAGTAGAATAAATGGTAATAAATgaggatgcatttttttttttttttaaagatagaGAGATAAATCAGTgcataatttgtttttaaatcactgtcatcttcaggaaACCGGACATCCATATACCGTACCTGTATGTGGACATGGGGGCTGCAGTGCTCTGCGCCAGCTTCATGTCTTTCGGAGTGAAGAGGAGGTGGTTTGCATTGGCTTCTGCCATACAGCTGGCCATCAGTACTTATGCCTCGTACGTCGGAGAACAGGTCTATTATGGGGACTGGCTGAAGGTGAGTGAAACTTACAGCTGTATTTTTGGGCAGTTCAGTACGGACAGATCATCACCCGCCTTTCGCTTTTGATTATGGGTACTGCTCTTTAAAGTATGATATTTTAGGAAGGCGTCTTATTGTGAAGTCATTTTGTGGCATCAGTGAGGCTTTAAATAGGTCAGACCAGTGATTAGCTGGTTCCATGGTGGAAAGGATGACTTGTGTTATTTCcttaaatagaaaacaaatgtcacaatttattatttcagattgTACACAAAATAGAGATGTTTCCCAACACGTCGATGTCTTACAGTGATGCATATTGAGAGCAGGTTACAGAACTATTCTGGACGTGTAAAAGTAGCAAAAAGGTCAAAGAAGCAGGAACAGTTAAGTTTTACTATTTTCCTACGAATTAAGAGTTAGACCAAActtgacagaagtttgttttttgtcctcatGATTAGACTCAATTAATTATAATCTCCCCTCAGCAGCTATGCTAATAAACACTTATTTGTGTAACCTCCCATCAGTAGCTCTCCGattatcttttcttttattaagaTACAAAagacatatacagtatgtttcagacatatatttatacacgTTTATGTTAAAATAAGTGATTTGCAAATTTATCATACTTTACTACATTTtccaataatatatttttttaacttgtcCTCTTCTGAGattcctgttttcagtttttagattttgtatatttttattttactaaatacGTAGATAAATCTCTTAATCCAGTACTTGGGTTGGttggtttaattttcatttgcagtaaatacatcATATCCACTGCACTCAAACTGCTACTGTGTCAAGTATGCATCAGATGTAGGAGCATATAAAAATGGGCTAAATCCATGTTGAACTATTAGGTCAGAGGAGGTCTGTGCCACAAATGCACGTAAAATTGGATGTGGGCCACCACTACACAtctaaaaataaactattttttatCAAGGGCGCTGATCGTTATTGCTCGAAACTTGTCGCCCTGCAGGTGCGAATGTATTCCAGGGCGCTGGCCATTATTGGAGGCTTTCTGGTTCTGGCCAGCGGGGCGGGGGAGAGGTACAGGCAGAAACCTCGCAGCAGGTCTCTGCAGTCCACCGGACAGGTTTTCCTGGGAGTCTATCTCATCTGCATGGTAAGAGGAACAAACCTCTCTGGTgtcgtgtgtctgtgtctttaaGTGGCTCTTATCTGTGCTAATATAAACCACTAGATCTCAACTAGAAGTACGATTAGACAAGTATATTAACCAGCAGTTACTTTTATAATCAGGAAAATAATTATGCTGTTGTTTTATGACAAAAGTAATTGTTAATTGCACCTGTTACTTTTATTAAAGATGGAaggttttctttgctttgtatctttttaaactgaacatgttTAAGTTTTGGATTTGGATCGAGACTTTCACATGTGAATCTTCTTGACGTCACTTAGCAAAGTAGGCTAAAAATGGATGTAAGCTGCtaaatgatttgtgtgtgtatatatatatatatatatatatgtgcgtgtgtgtgtttatatatatatataaataaatataaataaatcatgaatcCAAAACCAAATCCTGTTTTTGTTGCTACTTTAAACAGCACAGTACCTCTGTCTCCCCACTAGGTGTACTCCCTGCAGCACAGCAAAGAGGACAGGCTGCCGTATCTGGACCACATCGCAGGGGGAGAGATCACTCTGATGCTGCTGGAGGTTCTGTTCGGCGTCCTCGCCCTGGCCTTCCTCTCCGGCTGCTACATCCGCCTGGCCGCTCAGATCCTGGCCACCGTCCTCCCTCTGGTGCTCCTGCTAATTGACGGCAACATCGGCTACTGGCACCACACTCGCAAGGTGGAGTTCTGGAACCAGATG
This window of the Mugil cephalus isolate CIBA_MC_2020 chromosome 16, CIBA_Mcephalus_1.1, whole genome shotgun sequence genome carries:
- the tmem101 gene encoding transmembrane protein 101 — translated: MAGPSRKQMLRFLSQFGGFILTRFGFWNCFCMLMLFAERADSKRKPDIHIPYLYVDMGAAVLCASFMSFGVKRRWFALASAIQLAISTYASYVGEQVYYGDWLKVRMYSRALAIIGGFLVLASGAGERYRQKPRSRSLQSTGQVFLGVYLICMVYSLQHSKEDRLPYLDHIAGGEITLMLLEVLFGVLALAFLSGCYIRLAAQILATVLPLVLLLIDGNIGYWHHTRKVEFWNQMKLIGHNVGIFGAVLILATDG